From the genome of Anopheles moucheti chromosome 3, idAnoMoucSN_F20_07, whole genome shotgun sequence, one region includes:
- the LOC128301882 gene encoding 26S proteasome regulatory subunit 8, with the protein MREISTMEVDLPRGEGFRSYFVQKIEELQLIVAEKNQNLRRLQAQRNELNAKVRMLREELQLLQEQGSYVGEVVKPMDKKKVLVKVHPEGKFVVDIDKNIDINDVTPNCRVALRNESYTLHKILPNKVDPLVSLMMVEKVPDSTYEMVGGLDKQIKEIKEVIELPVKHPELFDALGIAQPKGVLLYGPPGTGKTLLARAVAHHTECTFIRVSGSELVQKFIGEGSRMVRELFVMAREHAPSIIFMDEIDSIGSSRIESGSGGDSEVQRTMLELLNQLDGFEATKNIKVIMATNRIDILDPALLRPGRIDRKIEFPPPNEEARLDILKIHSRKMNLTRGINLRKIAELMPGASGAEVKGVCTEAGMYALRERRVHVTQEDFEMAVAKVMQKDSEKNMSIKKLWK; encoded by the coding sequence ATGCGTGAAATAAGTACCATGGAGGTGGATCTCCCACGGGGGGAAGGATTCCGATCGTACTTTGTACAGAAGATCGAAGAACTGCAGCTGATTGTGGCGGAGAAGAACCAGAACCTGCGTCGTCTTCAGGCACAGCGAAATGAGCTAAATGCCAAGGTTCGGATGCTGCGGGAGGAACTCCAGCTGCTGCAGGAACAGGGCAGCTACGTTGGCGAGGTAGTGAAACCGATGGACAAGAAGAAAGTCCTGGTAAAGGTACACCCGGAAGGCAAGTTTGTTGTCGATATAGACAAAAACATTGACATCAACGATGTAACGCCAAACTGCCGTGTGGCGCTGCGCAACGAAAGCTACACTCTGCACAAGATTTTGCCCAACAAGGTGGACCCGCTGGTGTCGTTGATGATGGTGGAGAAAGTCCCGGACTCGACCTACGAGATGGTCGGTGGTCTAGATAAGCAGATCAAGGAAATCAAGGAGGTGATCGAACTGCCGGTCAAACATCCGGAACTGTTCGATGCACTCGGTATAGCTCAACCGAAGGGTGTGCTATTGTACGGACCTCCGGGAACCGGAAAGACACTTTTGGCCCGTGCCGTCGCCCACCACACCGAGTGTACATTTATTCGCGTGTCCGGTTCGGAACTGGTGCAGAAATTCATTGGTGAAGGTTCGCGAATGGTACGTGAACTGTTCGTGATGGCTCGCGAGCATGCACCTTCCATCATTTTCATGGACGAAATCGATTCCATCGGTTCGTCGCGTATCGAGTCGGGTAGTGGCGGTGATTCTGAGGTACAGCGTACAATGTTGGAGCTGCTGAACCAACTGGACGGATTCGAGGCGACAAAGAACATCAAAGTCATCATGGCGACGAACCGTATTGACATTCTCGATCCCGCCTTGCTGCGTCCGGGGCGTATCGATCGTAAGATTGAATTCCCACCACCAAACGAGGAAGCTCGTCTGGACATTCTGAAGATCCACTCGCGCAAGATGAATCTAACGCGCGGTATTAACCTGCGTAAAATTGCGGAACTGATGCCCGGTGCTTCGGGTGCGGAGGTGAAAGGTGTCTGTACGGAGGCTGGTATGTACGCGCTCCGTGAACGTCGTGTGCATGTTACACAAGAAGACTTCGAGATGGCCGTCGCGAAGGTAATGCAGAAGGATTCCGAGAAGAACATGTCCATTAAGAAACTGTGGAAATAA
- the LOC128303409 gene encoding uncharacterized protein LOC128303409, translated as MEPCPLQKQIETTNDTIASLRERLRRLELNLKDPSVAEDRRREMTLELKEIAKLLETTEEQLKKMHKENSKSFAVAACLFFICFLVYGLYVLVNGV; from the exons ATGGAGCCTTGTCCATTACAGAAACAG ATCGAAACAACTAATGACACGATAGCATCTTTACGCGAACGCCTCCGAAGGTTGGAATTAAACTTGAAGGATCCCAGCGTTGCCGAAGATCGAAGGCGCGAGATGACCCTGGAGCTGAAGGAAATCGCCAAACTGCTGGAAACAACCGAAGAGCAgttgaagaaaatgcacaaggAAAATTCCAAGTCTTTTGCGGTGGCGGCTTGTTTGTTCTTCATCTGTTTCTTGGTGTATGGGTTGTACGTGCTAGTGAACGGGGTATGA
- the LOC128303408 gene encoding probable small nuclear ribonucleoprotein Sm D1 translates to MKLVRFLMKLSHETVTIELKNGTQVHGTITGVDVAMNTHLKAVKMTIKNRDPVTLDSLSIRGNNIRYYILPDSLPLETLLIDDAPKTRAKKREANRGGPRGRGRGTRGGRGGPRGGRGGGRGRGRR, encoded by the exons ATGAAGTTGGTCAG ATTTCTGATGAAGCTCAGCCACGAAACGGTAACCATTGAGCTAAAGAATGGCACACAGGTGCACGGCACGATCACCGGTGTGGATGTAGCGATGAACACACATTTAAAGGCGGTGAAGATGACCATAAAGAACCGGGACCCGGTCACACTCGATTCGCTCAGTATCCGCGGTAACAACATTCGATACTACATTCTACCGGACAGTTTACCGCTGGAAACGTTGCTCATCGATGATGCGCCCAAGACGCGAGCGAAGAAACGGGAAGCAAATCGTGGAGGACCGCGCGGTCGTGGCAGAGGTACGCGGGGAGGTCGTGGTGGACCGAGGGGCGGTCGAGGCGGTGGACGCGGACGCGGAAGACGCTAG
- the LOC128301881 gene encoding ribosome biogenesis protein WDR12 homolog — MALHITSTTEGQLQVHLTTKQKQYAVPDVPYSIRANVGRTELNVLLSTLLKDSGKGEARKVQFDFLFNGEFVKTSLSQHLKERDISFEDSIELEYVERYPAPEPQDCLLHDDWVSAVQAMDGWILTGTYDNTVNLWNTKGKHKLTIPGHVAAVKGVAWISLNEQKGVFASASHDQTVMIWEWNVTANSVECVHVCKGHERGVGCIAVNPSKSQMASGSMDTMLKIWSTELHTDKGEPSATKKAKLEQDNVRTPVLTLAGHREFVSGVQWIDNTTVATCSWDHTIKLWDLTLGGIKTEFTGNKSFFDLSYSPLNGMIITASPDKNLRLYDPRSKHGNFVKNTYLGHSQWVQTCRWSTTNEYLFVSGAYDNRVKLWDYRSPKAPIFDLIGHEDKVLACDWSNPKYILSGGSDNALRVFKSKIAVNNTDD, encoded by the exons ATGGCACTACACATTACCAGCACCACGGAAGGCCAGCTGCAAGTCCACTTAACCACCAAGCAGAAACA GTATGCCGTTCCGGATGTTCCATATTCAATTCGCGCCAACGTAGGACGCACCGAGCTAAATGTGTTGCTCAGCACATTGCTGAAGGATTCTGGCAAAGGAGAAGCCCGAAAAGTGCAGTTCGATTTCCTTTTCAATGGAGAGTTTGTGAAAACTTCGTTGTCGCAGCATTTGAAGGAACGGGACATCTCGTTCGAAGATTCGATCGAGCTCGAGTACGTTGAACGATATCCTGCTCCCGAACCGCAGGACTGTCTGCTGCACGACGATTGGGTATCGGCGGTCCAGGCAATGGATGGTTGGATCCTTACCGGAACCTACGACAACACTGTGAATCTGTGGAATACTAAGGGCAAACACAAACTAACCATTCCCGGGCACGTTGCGGCGGTGAAGGGAGTGGCATGGATTTCCTTGAACGAACAGAAGGGTGTGTTTGCAAGTGCCAGCCACGATCAAACCGTCATGATCTGGGAGTGGAACGTAACGGCCAACTCGGTGGAGTGTGTGCATGTATGCAAAGGACACGAACGTGGCGTTGGCTGCATTGCGGTTAATCCGTCCAAGTCGCAAATGGCATCCGGTAGTATGGACACGATGCTAAAAATTTGGTCCACAGAGTTGCACACTGACAAAGGAGAACCATCGGCTACGAAGAAGGCAAAGCTGGAGCAAGATAATGTCCGCACGCCGGTACTCACTCTAGCCGGCCATCGAGAGTTTGTGTCCGGTGTGCAGTGGATCGACAATACGACGGTCGCTACGTGCTCCTGGGATCACACGATCAAGCTGTGGGATCTCACACTGGGCGGTATCAAGACGGAATTTACCGGTAACAAGTCGTTCTTCGATTTGAGCTACTCTCCCTTGAACGGAATGATTATCACCGCATCTCCGGACAAAAATCTTCGTCTGTATGATCCTCGATCGAAGC ATGGTAATTTTGTAAAGAACACCTACCTCGGACACTCACAGTGGGTGCAGACGTGCCGCTGGTCAACGACAAACGAGTATCTGTTCGTATCTGGCGCTTACGATAACCGCGTTAAGCTGTGGGACTATCGCTCTCCAAAGGCTCCGATCTTCGATCTGATCGGCCACGAGGACAAGGTGCTTGCATGCGATTGGTCTAATCCGAAGTACATCCTTTCCGGCGGATCGGACAATGCTCTGCGtgttttcaaatcaaaaataGCGGTTAACAACACCGACGATTGA